One genomic window of Nicotiana sylvestris chromosome 10, ASM39365v2, whole genome shotgun sequence includes the following:
- the LOC104210924 gene encoding MLP-like protein 43, which yields MGLRGKLIAKTEVKCAGEIFHDHFSSKPHHIPKISPDKVHNFDIHEGELGTVGSVVSWKITLDGKERVLKQVIDAIDEEKQKITFKFIEGDLMELYKALSATLAAEGKWIEWSFEYEKQNEDIPEPFTLLGLAIDLIKDIDSHHHNK from the exons ATGGGtttgagaggtaagttaattgcTAAGACAGAGGTCAAATGTGCTGGAGAAATATTTCATGATCACTTCAGCTCCAAACCTCACCATATCCCTAAGATAAGCCCTGATAAAGTACACAATTTTGACATTCATGAAGGTGAATTGGGAACTGTTGGTTCTGTTGTTTCATGGAAAATTACCCTTG ATGGAAAAGAGAGAGTGTTGAAGCAAGTTATTGATGCTATAGacgaagaaaaacaaaaaatcacCTTCAAGTTTATTGAAGGAGATTTGATGGAATTGTACAAGGCCCTTAGTGCTACTTTGGCTGCTGAAGGGAAGTGGATAGAATGGAGTTTTGAGTATGAGAAGCAGAATGAAGATATCCCAGAGCCTTTCACACTCTTGGGACTTGCCATTGATCTCATCAAGGACATTGATTCACACCATCACAACAAATGA